The stretch of DNA GCTCGTACTCATCGCAACGCTGCTAGCTCTGCGACGCCAGCACCCGATGCTGTTTGCGGCGGGAACCTACGAACCGATGGCCGTTACCGGAGTGCGCGCGGATCACGTCATCGCGTTCAGCCGCGCGCATGACGGTGTCGCAGTGCGCTGCGTGGTGGCCCTGCGCAGTGCCGGACGCTGTCTGGACGCGAACGATGCAGCCGAGTGGTGGGCGGATACGGCGCTTTCGTCGGGTGACCGGATCGCCGACCTGCTCGGCGCCTCCGCAGTTTCGGTCGCCATGCTGGATCCAGCGGCGACCTGATCGAGCCATAGCCGGCCGTTCCCGCGTCGATACGGGAACGGCCGGTACGCCTTACAACCCGAAGCGAAGCGTCGCGCGGAAATCGCGACCGGCGAGCGGTGCGAAGTCCTTCAGGAAGCTCGTCGCGCGACGTGCGTTTACGTCGAACAGGTTGTTCGCGCTAAGCAGCAACGTCGTCTTCGAATCCTTGCCGAACGGGCTGAGGCCGATCGAGGCGTTGACCATCGTATAGTCGTTGGTCTTCGTCTCGAACGCGGCGATGCGGTTCTGGTCGAAGACGTGCTCGACCTCGACGCGGCCGTTGAGCCGGTCGCCCTGTGCCTCGATCCCGCCGAGCACGCGCATCGGCGGGATGCGCGGGACCGGGCCCTGGTCGACGATGTTCGCGTGGACGTAATCGCCCAGCACGTCGGCGTTGACCGCATAGCCGCCGATCTGCGCGACCTTCACCGACGCATCCGCCTCGAACCCGTAATAGCGGGCGTCGGCCTGCTGATACTGGAAGCAGGGCAGGTCGACGGTCCGGCCCGAAGGATCGGCCGCCGCCTGGCACACCGACGACGCGACCTGGTTCTCCGAAATGTAGTTCGAGAACCAGTTGTAATAGGCCGACGCGTCGAAGCTGAAGCCGTCGCCATGCGCGTGCAGCGTGCCTTCCAGACCCCAGGACTTCTCGAGCCGGAAGTTCGGGTTACCGAGTTCATACGCCTGCGTGCCGGCATGCGCGCCGTTCGCGAACAACTCCTCGGCAGACGGTGCGCGCTCCGTGCGTGAGCCGTTCAGGCCGACGCGGATGCTGTCGGTCAGCGCGTAGGACGCACCGAGCGAACCCGAGACCGAGTGATAGCTCTGGCTGCCGCGGAAGAAGCGCAGATCGTCCTCGGGCGTGCGCGCGGCGAGATCGGTGATCTCGTAACGCACGCCACCCTCGGCGCGGAACTTGCCGGACTCGTATTGTTGCAGCGTGAAGAGCCCGGTCTGGTTGGTCTCGTTCTTCGGCAGGAAGGCCTCGTCGCCGGCCACGTTGAAGATCCGGTTGTAGAACTGGACGCCCGACGCGCCCTGCCAACCGCCACGGTTCGCCTGGATGACCTCCAGGCGTCCTTCGAGGCCCTTGTTGTAGAAGGCGGTACCGACGGAGTTGTCCTCCTCCAGCTCGAAATGGCGATAGCTTGCCTGCCCGACGCGGACGCGGATTTTGCTGAGCACATCGCCACCCGTGTCGATCTCGCCGCGCAGGTCGACACGGTTCTGGACTACGTCGAGGCGCGGCGCCTCCTGCTCCTGCCCGGGTTGCGTGGCGTAGCGGATCGGCACGCCGTACAGGCTGTCGTAATGGCTGTACGACACGCCGAGACTGCCATTGTCGGTGATGATCGACGCGCCAGCGCCGGCCGTCCAGGTCTCCGACTGTGTGTTTGGAAGCTTGCCCTTCAACTGCGCCGATGCGGCATAGTCGATCGGATCGGCTTCGTTCGGGTCGACTGGCTGCGCGGCGGTCGCCAGCGCCTGTGCACGCGCGTCGCGCGACAGGATATAGCCGCCGGTGCGCAGATCGCCCGACTTAAGGTACGATCCATCGGCGTGTAGCACTAGGTGCTGGCCGACCGCGACGTCGCCGGCCATGCCGCCGGAGCGTTCGTTCGCCGCCGAGCCATAATTGGCGATGCCGTTCACTCGGTAGCCGTTCTCCGGCACCGACCGTGGGATGCGCGTGTCGATGACGTTGACGACACCGCCGACCGCCGACGTACCGTACAGCAACGCGCTCGGTCCGCGGAGGATCTCAATGCGCTCGGCAAGCAGCGGATCGATGATGACCGCGTGGTCGACCGAGGTGTTCGAGACGTCGATTGAGCCGATGCCGTCGGTCAGCACGCGAATGCGATCACCCTGGAAGCCGCGCAGGATCGGACGCGAGGCGCTCGGCCCGAACGACGATGCCGATACGCCAGGCTGGCGCGCGAGCGTTTCGCCGATCGACGGGCGCAACTGGCGGGTGAGTTCTTGGCCGGTAAGGACGGTCGTGCCCTGCAGGACGTCGCGCTCGCTGGTCTGGATCGGCGCGGTGACGATGATATCGCGCTGGTTGGTCGATCCGACCGACGCCGGGGCAGGGGCCGACGTGGCAGGATCCGTCGCGACGGTCTGGGCGTGCGCCTGAGAGGAAAGGAGCGCAGCCAGGGCGGTGGCGCCGAACAGCATCGTCTTCATGGAATTCCCTTGTGTCGTCCCTGTACGATCAATTGGGTATATTTGATGATACATCATATCAAGTGACAATTATGCCATGAAGGCTGATGGCGCCGCGACTGTTGCCGCGATGCAACATGGCTTGGTGTCATCCGCGAGGACCGAAATGCCGGTCGTCATCCTGACGAAAGTGAGGATCCGGAGCCATGATGGACGGCGTCCGTTATCCTGGGTCCTGACTTTCGTCAGGATGACGGATAACGGATGACGGCGATGGCAAAGGACAGGGGGCGACTACTCCCCCGGCAACCTTACGCCGAGACGATCAACTCCTTGATCCGCCCGGCGAGCGCTTCCATCGCGAACGGCTTGGTCATGACGTGCATCCCTGGGTCGAGATGCCCGTTCCCTACGACCGCGTTCTCGGCATAGCCGGTGATGAAGAGGATCTTCAGGTCGGGCCGCCCGACGCGCGCTGCGTCCGCCATCTGTCGTCCGTTCATACCGCCCGGCAACCCGACGTCGGTGACCAGCAGGTCGACGCGCAGGTCCGATTGCAACAGCTTCAGCCCCGCCGCGCCGTCCGCCGCCTCGATCGCCGCGTAGCCGAGTTCCTCCAGCACCTCGACGACCAGCATTCGGACCGTCGGCTCGTCGTCGACCACGAGTACGGTCTCGCCGGCATGCGCGCGCGGGGCGTCGGACAGTTCGACTTCGGGTGCAGCGTCTTCGGCAGTACCGAAGTGGCGCGGGAGATAGACGCAGACGTTGGTCCCTTCGCCGACCTCGGAATAGATTCGGACATGACCGCCCGATTGCCGCGCGAACCCGTAGATCATCGACAGGCCGAGACCTGTACCGAGCCCCAGCGGCTTGGTCGTGAAGAACGGATCGAACGCCTTCGCGATCACCTCGGGTGTCATGCCGGTGCCGGTATCCGACACGCACAACGACACGTACTGCCCCGGATCGAGTTCGCGTTCGCGTGCCGTTCGTGCGTCGATCCAGCGGTTGGCGGTCTCGATCGTCAGCCGCCCGCCTTCGGGCATCGCATCGCGCGCGTTGATGCACAGGTTGAGGAGCGCGTTCTCCAACTGGTTGGGATCGACCAGCGTCGCCCAGAGCCCGACCGACTCCACCACCTCGACCTCGACTTCGGGCCCGACGGTCCGCCGCACCAGATCCTCCAGCCCCGATACCAGCCGGTTGACGTCGGTCGGCTTCGGATCGAGCGTTTGTCGTCGCGAGAAAGCGAGCAGCCGATGGGTCAGCGCGGCGGCACGCTTGGCCGCACCTTGCGCGGCGATCGAATAGCGCTCGACATCGTTCAGCCGGCCTTGCGCAATCCGTATCCCAAGCAGTTCCAAGCTGCCGGTAATGCCGGTCAGCAAATTGTTGAAATCATGCGCGATCCCGCCGGTGAGCTGGCCGACTGCCTCCATCTTCTGGCTTTGCCGCAACGCCTCCTCGACCTGCATCAGTTCGCGCGTACGCGTCGCGACCTGTTCCTCCAGCGTTTCGTTCCACTGCGCCAGTTGTGCGGTCTGACGGCGACTGTCGTCGATGTCGGTATTGGTGCCGACCCAGCGCAGGATCGTGCCATCGGACGCCCGAACCGCGTCCGCGCGGACCAGGAACCACCGATATTCACCGTCTTTGCTGCGTGCGCGGTATTCGACGCTATACCGGTCACCGGTTGCGAGAGAGTGACTCCAAGCTTCTGCCGCAGCAGGATAATCCTCTGGGTGGACACGGTCCTGCCAGGTGCCGGCGCCGCCAAGCGAACCGGGTTCGAGCCCGTTGAATACGTAGACCTGACGATTGAACCAATAGAGATCGCCGTTCGGGCGAGCCGCCCAGATCTGGTTCGGCACGGCTTCGGCAAAGACCCGGAACTGTTCCTCGCTCTCGCGACGCGCGGCTTCCGCCCGCAGCCGTTCGCTGGCTGTCCTTACCCGTTCGGCGACTTCGCGCATCAGTGCGAGATCATCATCCGTCCAGACCCGCGGCGCCCTGTGGTTCACATAGAGGAGCGCCACCAAATCCTCGTGTTCGACCAGCGGCATGTTCACGAACGACGCTGCGCTGATCGCCTTGAGCATATCGGCCGTATCGCGGGTCCGGGGATCGAGATCGGCATCCGCGATGGCCACAGTCCGCCCGGCCTTCAGATCCTCGATGTACGAGCCATAGTCGCGAAACTGGAGCGTCCCGGCGAGCGTCGTGATACCCCGCGCGTTCCAGTCGCGCTCGACGGCGATCGTTTCGTTACTCTTGTCGATCACGCCGTAGCCGACCCGGCTCACCTGCAGCGCCTTGCCCAAGATCGCCGACGCGGCATAGGCGATCTCGTCGGGTTCGATCAGGTCGCGGATTGCGTCGCTGAGTTCCAGCAGGGCACTTTGCCGCAGGTCCGCCTGCTTGCGCTTGGTGATATCGAAGCTGACGCCGGGAAAGCGTAACGGCGTGCCGTCGGCGCCGAGCCGGCAACGGCCTTGCGCGGCGACCCAGCGAACCGCGCCATCCGGCTGGACCAACCGGTACTCGGCCGCAAAATCGCTGCCACCCTCGAGCGCATCGGCGATCGCGGCGCGGGTCGCGGGCAGGTCGTCGGGGTGAATGCCGCCGAAGAATCGTTCGAGTGGCGCGCCCTTGCGTCCGAGTTCCTCGGGAACGCCGTACAGCCGTGAGAAGCGATCGTCGGCCTTCACGCGATCGTTCGGAACGTCCCAGTCCCAGGTGCCGATACCGTTGCCGGCCGCTAGCGCCTGGTGGAGCCGCTCTTCGCTTTCCTGCGCGGCAATGGCGGCCCGGCGCTGGGCGGACACGTCCGTGAACAGCACCGCGACGAGGTGCGGCGCGGCAGCGCCTATCGGGAAGGCATGGACGTCGAACCACCGATCCATCGAGTCCGAACCATGATCGAACCGTGCCGGTTCGCCTGTCAGCGCGACCTTGCCATAGGTGTCGAACCAGACGCGCTCGAGATCCGGAACGAGTTCGCTCGCGGCCCGACCGACCGCGTCGACCAGTCCGGTCTGGCTTTCGAATCGCGGATTGACCTCGACGAACCGGTAGTCGATCGCTCGATCGCCATCGAACACCATCTCGATGATGCAGAACCCCGCGTCGATCGCTTCGAACAACGCGTCGTAACGCTCTTGGGCCGGATTGGCACGTTCAGCCTGGGTCGTCGGTCGTAACATCGTATCTCGAAGGTCGGAGGACGCGACCTTACGCAACAAGGCCGGCGAGCAAACGCACCAACGAGAGTTCCGATCCCGTGGTTAGATCGGGTGCGCTGCGACCCGTTCGAGCGCGACCGGCAACAGCCGGGCGAGGCGATCGGCCCAGGCCGCGCAGCCCTCGGCTGACCCCAGCAGATCCTGTCGTATCTCGATCTCGGCATAGGCGCGGGCAGGGTAGGCATGCCGCGGAACGGTGTAGTCGATCAGGTCCATCCGGTAGGGTTCGTTGTCGCCAACCGTCAGGTCGCCTTCGGTCCGCAACACCGCCAGCAGGGCCTGTGCGAACCTCGTGTCGCCGCCGTCGTGGAGAATGCCGATTTGCCACGGACGCGCCTGGTCCCGCATCGGCCCGCTCATCATCGGGGTGAAGCTGTGCAGCGCGATCAGCGTCGTCGGTGGGCCAAACGCATCGCGTCTCGCCAGTTCGGCATCGATCGCCGCATGGTACGGCTCGTGGATCTCGCGGAACCGTGCCGCACGATCCGCTTCGCTCAGCGCCGCATTGCCCGGCACGACCGTGCCGTCGCTGACCGCGGCGATGACGTCCGGCTGATCGGGGCTGCGGTTGCAGTCGATCACCAGCCGCGAATAGGTCTGGCGGACGAATACCGCGTCGAGCCGCTCCGCCAATGCCGCGCCAAGTTCACCAACGCCGATGTCCCAGCCGATATGGCGGGACATTTCCGCATCGCTCAGCCCCAGCGACCCAAGCCGTGTCGGTACCGCTTTCCCCGCATGGTCGCCGATCAGCAGGAACGATGACGCGCCTGCCGGGTTGATCACCGAGACCGGAGAGGTATCCTCGGTCGTTAGCAGCGATTGGCTGACATTGCTGTTCATGCGACACGGACCCTGGATGCCATCTCTAACGCTCTCCCACGTAACGAAATACTCCTACCGCCAGCCGGTGGCGTTTGGCGAGCACCGGATCATGGTCCGGCCGCGGGAAAGCTATGACCAGCACCTGATCGACGCCCAGTTGACGATCTCCCCGGAGCCGTCGGACATTCGCTGGCTTCAGGACGTGTTCGGCAACTCCGTGGCGATCGCGACGTTCGACAAGCGCGCGAAGGATCTCGTCATCGACAGCCGGATACGGCTGAACCACAGTCCGGCCGAACTGCAGAACGTCGATATCGAACGTTACGCGCGGTTCTATCCGTTTACTTATTCGTCCGAGGAAATGCCCGACCTGCTCCGGTCGATCGAGCGCCAGCATCATGATCCGCTGCGTGAGATCGACACCTGGGCGCGGCGTTTCGTAAGCA from Sphingomonas faeni encodes:
- a CDS encoding TonB-dependent receptor, with the protein product MKTMLFGATALAALLSSQAHAQTVATDPATSAPAPASVGSTNQRDIIVTAPIQTSERDVLQGTTVLTGQELTRQLRPSIGETLARQPGVSASSFGPSASRPILRGFQGDRIRVLTDGIGSIDVSNTSVDHAVIIDPLLAERIEILRGPSALLYGTSAVGGVVNVIDTRIPRSVPENGYRVNGIANYGSAANERSGGMAGDVAVGQHLVLHADGSYLKSGDLRTGGYILSRDARAQALATAAQPVDPNEADPIDYAASAQLKGKLPNTQSETWTAGAGASIITDNGSLGVSYSHYDSLYGVPIRYATQPGQEQEAPRLDVVQNRVDLRGEIDTGGDVLSKIRVRVGQASYRHFELEEDNSVGTAFYNKGLEGRLEVIQANRGGWQGASGVQFYNRIFNVAGDEAFLPKNETNQTGLFTLQQYESGKFRAEGGVRYEITDLAARTPEDDLRFFRGSQSYHSVSGSLGASYALTDSIRVGLNGSRTERAPSAEELFANGAHAGTQAYELGNPNFRLEKSWGLEGTLHAHGDGFSFDASAYYNWFSNYISENQVASSVCQAAADPSGRTVDLPCFQYQQADARYYGFEADASVKVAQIGGYAVNADVLGDYVHANIVDQGPVPRIPPMRVLGGIEAQGDRLNGRVEVEHVFDQNRIAAFETKTNDYTMVNASIGLSPFGKDSKTTLLLSANNLFDVNARRATSFLKDFAPLAGRDFRATLRFGL
- a CDS encoding N-formylglutamate amidohydrolase; amino-acid sequence: MNSNVSQSLLTTEDTSPVSVINPAGASSFLLIGDHAGKAVPTRLGSLGLSDAEMSRHIGWDIGVGELGAALAERLDAVFVRQTYSRLVIDCNRSPDQPDVIAAVSDGTVVPGNAALSEADRAARFREIHEPYHAAIDAELARRDAFGPPTTLIALHSFTPMMSGPMRDQARPWQIGILHDGGDTRFAQALLAVLRTEGDLTVGDNEPYRMDLIDYTVPRHAYPARAYAEIEIRQDLLGSAEGCAAWADRLARLLPVALERVAAHPI
- a CDS encoding PAS domain-containing protein; this translates as MLRPTTQAERANPAQERYDALFEAIDAGFCIIEMVFDGDRAIDYRFVEVNPRFESQTGLVDAVGRAASELVPDLERVWFDTYGKVALTGEPARFDHGSDSMDRWFDVHAFPIGAAAPHLVAVLFTDVSAQRRAAIAAQESEERLHQALAAGNGIGTWDWDVPNDRVKADDRFSRLYGVPEELGRKGAPLERFFGGIHPDDLPATRAAIADALEGGSDFAAEYRLVQPDGAVRWVAAQGRCRLGADGTPLRFPGVSFDITKRKQADLRQSALLELSDAIRDLIEPDEIAYAASAILGKALQVSRVGYGVIDKSNETIAVERDWNARGITTLAGTLQFRDYGSYIEDLKAGRTVAIADADLDPRTRDTADMLKAISAASFVNMPLVEHEDLVALLYVNHRAPRVWTDDDLALMREVAERVRTASERLRAEAARRESEEQFRVFAEAVPNQIWAARPNGDLYWFNRQVYVFNGLEPGSLGGAGTWQDRVHPEDYPAAAEAWSHSLATGDRYSVEYRARSKDGEYRWFLVRADAVRASDGTILRWVGTNTDIDDSRRQTAQLAQWNETLEEQVATRTRELMQVEEALRQSQKMEAVGQLTGGIAHDFNNLLTGITGSLELLGIRIAQGRLNDVERYSIAAQGAAKRAAALTHRLLAFSRRQTLDPKPTDVNRLVSGLEDLVRRTVGPEVEVEVVESVGLWATLVDPNQLENALLNLCINARDAMPEGGRLTIETANRWIDARTARERELDPGQYVSLCVSDTGTGMTPEVIAKAFDPFFTTKPLGLGTGLGLSMIYGFARQSGGHVRIYSEVGEGTNVCVYLPRHFGTAEDAAPEVELSDAPRAHAGETVLVVDDEPTVRMLVVEVLEELGYAAIEAADGAAGLKLLQSDLRVDLLVTDVGLPGGMNGRQMADAARVGRPDLKILFITGYAENAVVGNGHLDPGMHVMTKPFAMEALAGRIKELIVSA